One Paenibacillus crassostreae DNA segment encodes these proteins:
- a CDS encoding sulfite exporter TauE/SafE family protein, giving the protein MEASLLSILSLGFVLGIKHAIEPDHVIAVSTIASQSKKLWRSSLAGVFWGIGHTATLFIVGIILLLMKDEIPETWALSLEFLVGIMLVYLGIATILSFKNIHVHQHDHDGEEHKHIHSHKHYIKHEHQQVHKKVSYVKSMLIGLVHGLAGSAAMVLLTMSTVDSVAEGIIYILIFGAGTIVGMLFFTTIIGIPFVYSAKKVSLNKIFTQITGVISTAFGIYYMYNLGVTEGLFKLWIQ; this is encoded by the coding sequence GTGGAAGCAAGTTTACTTTCGATTTTAAGTTTAGGATTTGTACTTGGTATCAAGCATGCCATCGAGCCGGATCATGTCATTGCTGTATCAACGATTGCGAGTCAAAGCAAAAAACTGTGGAGATCTTCATTAGCAGGAGTATTTTGGGGTATTGGACATACGGCAACATTATTTATTGTGGGAATCATTCTTTTACTAATGAAAGATGAAATTCCAGAAACATGGGCCTTATCCTTGGAATTTTTAGTAGGAATTATGCTGGTATACCTTGGGATTGCAACGATCCTTTCTTTTAAAAATATTCACGTGCATCAACATGATCATGACGGTGAGGAACATAAACATATCCATTCACATAAACATTATATTAAGCATGAGCATCAACAAGTACATAAAAAAGTTTCATATGTAAAATCGATGCTGATCGGTCTAGTTCATGGTCTTGCCGGAAGTGCTGCGATGGTTCTACTAACGATGAGTACAGTGGATAGTGTAGCAGAAGGTATTATTTATATACTTATATTTGGAGCGGGGACGATTGTGGGGATGTTATTCTTCACTACGATAATTGGGATTCCATTTGTGTATAGTGCCAAAAAAGTAAGTTTAAATAAAATTTTCACCCAAATTACAGGAGTCATTAGTACAGCATTTGGTATCTATTACATGTATAATTTGGGCGTAACCGAAGGGTTATTTAAACTTTGGATACAATAG
- the rsgA gene encoding ribosome small subunit-dependent GTPase A, whose protein sequence is MDLKMLGWNDHWEQQWSICDRKDTIPARIVGDFGQKYRVITEQNGDTWAEMSGKLQHELDSRSSFPSIGDWVAVQPLAGEDRVIIQGVLDRKTCISRQAAGFVTHEQIIAANVDTLFLVCALNDDFNVRRIERYLIMAWNSGVNPVILLSKADLCSNIDEKLGLLQESAMGVPVHVVCAIENQGFEDVDKYLTTGSTVALTGSSGCGKSTIINWLFGAVLQRTQEVREGDSRGRHTTTHRELFLLPQGAVMIDTPGMRELKLWEDEGGLSLTFADIEELRRSCKFTDCRHEQELGCAVLQAVSNGEIEEKRLLNYHKTLRELKFQAKKEAKSNSKQTKRGTKTHGTRLKGQALVKQLND, encoded by the coding sequence ATGGATTTGAAAATGTTAGGTTGGAATGATCATTGGGAACAGCAGTGGTCAATATGTGATCGAAAAGATACCATTCCGGCACGTATCGTCGGAGACTTTGGACAAAAATACAGAGTAATAACCGAGCAAAATGGTGATACTTGGGCGGAAATGTCAGGAAAACTGCAACATGAACTAGATAGTCGTAGTTCTTTTCCTTCTATAGGGGATTGGGTGGCCGTGCAACCATTAGCAGGTGAAGATAGAGTTATTATTCAAGGGGTATTGGATAGAAAAACATGTATCTCGCGCCAAGCTGCTGGATTCGTGACGCATGAACAAATTATAGCAGCAAATGTGGATACATTGTTTCTAGTGTGCGCTCTAAATGATGATTTCAATGTTCGTAGAATAGAAAGATATCTTATTATGGCGTGGAATAGTGGTGTGAATCCAGTGATTTTACTTAGTAAGGCAGATCTATGTTCAAACATTGATGAGAAGTTAGGTTTGCTTCAAGAATCTGCAATGGGTGTGCCTGTACATGTGGTATGTGCTATAGAGAATCAAGGGTTTGAAGATGTGGATAAATATCTTACCACGGGTTCCACGGTAGCATTGACTGGCTCATCAGGTTGTGGCAAATCTACGATCATTAATTGGCTATTCGGTGCGGTTCTACAGCGTACGCAAGAAGTGCGAGAGGGTGACAGTCGTGGACGTCATACAACCACACATCGAGAATTGTTTCTACTTCCACAAGGTGCTGTAATGATTGATACGCCAGGTATGAGAGAACTTAAGCTATGGGAGGACGAAGGTGGATTATCCCTTACATTTGCTGATATAGAAGAGCTCAGAAGGAGTTGTAAATTTACGGATTGTCGTCATGAACAGGAATTAGGCTGTGCCGTTCTGCAAGCTGTATCCAATGGAGAGATCGAGGAGAAGCGTCTCTTAAATTACCATAAAACACTTCGTGAACTGAAATTTCAGGCTAAAAAAGAGGCGAAATCTAACAGTAAACAAACCAAGCGTGGTACTAAGACACATGGTACACGCCTGAAGGGCCAAGCGTTGGTAAAACAATTAAATGATTGA
- a CDS encoding DUF4097 family beta strand repeat-containing protein gives MNKNMLRLAILGLILVIIGFIGIASNKFNFGDELTEYHKKWNIEDNTLSQLIVNSEYNTEIEFVQSTDGSQTIEISGPLEDSVITDLEQYQSMNGKFEINLVDDVIHFINISFKSHKVMLTVALPDLNQLQEVDLHFNSGNGTVTNLNAKDIELTVKSGKLTVRSLVADQLVIKSNSGNITASNIEANADVSIHSGNMNITEYTGIGAFSSRSGNIKLQQKGASSLDISANSGKVNLTVDPDFKGSYDLDANSGNIDSPESPRLTDDLIKIRTSSGDIRIN, from the coding sequence TTGAATAAAAATATGTTACGACTTGCCATTCTCGGTTTGATTTTAGTCATCATAGGATTCATAGGTATAGCATCAAATAAATTTAATTTTGGTGATGAGCTTACAGAATATCATAAGAAGTGGAACATCGAGGACAATACGCTGAGCCAATTAATAGTAAATAGTGAATACAATACTGAAATTGAATTTGTTCAGAGCACAGATGGCAGTCAAACCATTGAAATATCAGGTCCTTTGGAGGATAGCGTAATCACAGACTTGGAGCAATACCAATCCATGAATGGAAAGTTCGAAATCAATCTGGTGGATGATGTCATTCACTTCATTAATATTTCATTCAAATCACATAAAGTAATGCTTACAGTAGCTTTACCTGATTTGAACCAACTTCAAGAAGTAGACCTTCATTTCAACTCAGGCAATGGAACAGTTACCAATTTGAACGCTAAAGATATTGAACTCACCGTGAAATCTGGTAAATTAACAGTCCGATCACTAGTCGCAGATCAGCTTGTCATCAAATCGAATTCTGGTAATATCACAGCTTCTAATATTGAAGCAAATGCTGATGTCTCTATTCATTCAGGCAATATGAATATAACCGAATACACAGGTATAGGTGCTTTTAGTTCTCGATCTGGAAATATTAAATTGCAACAAAAAGGTGCTTCATCATTAGATATCTCCGCCAACTCTGGAAAGGTCAACCTAACAGTAGATCCTGACTTTAAAGGCTCATACGATTTGGATGCCAACTCAGGAAATATCGATTCACCTGAATCACCAAGATTAACCGATGATCTTATTAAAATTCGTACCTCTTCAGGGGATATAAGAATTAACTAA
- a CDS encoding PadR family transcriptional regulator: MNVSIQFKKGVLELCVLVLIQRKDQYGYELAQSVSKYIDVAEGALYPLLRRLVNDSYCTTYLQESSEGPPRKYYRITTLGKSYLTDMISEWQDFVQNVSNLIEEGTNHE; encoded by the coding sequence ATGAATGTTAGTATTCAGTTTAAAAAAGGAGTATTAGAACTCTGCGTTCTCGTCCTCATTCAGCGTAAAGATCAATATGGATACGAATTGGCACAATCTGTGTCGAAGTACATTGACGTTGCTGAAGGTGCTCTGTATCCGCTACTACGAAGACTCGTAAACGATAGTTATTGCACCACATATCTGCAAGAATCATCAGAGGGTCCACCACGCAAATACTACCGTATTACGACACTTGGTAAATCTTATTTAACGGATATGATCAGTGAATGGCAGGATTTCGTACAAAATGTATCCAATTTGATTGAGGAAGGAACTAATCATGAATAA
- a CDS encoding HAAS signaling domain-containing protein produces the protein MNKQQFLFILQNHLAVLSEDERKELLTDYESHFIHGLQNGKTEEQIAQGLGDPFQLVKEILGDRSPTQDPQIKMYSKKPVTITRNIFVYTGLFFINIIVIPVLLGLWSGWVGLSAGAIAAVLSPLMLIPEYLINHVFSMAKLFATIAGIGIGLWLFIAVNVTYKWLITISKSFIQWNINISKGGKTN, from the coding sequence ATGAATAAACAACAGTTTTTATTTATTTTGCAGAATCACCTTGCCGTGCTTTCAGAAGATGAACGCAAAGAATTATTGACTGATTATGAATCCCATTTTATACACGGATTACAGAACGGAAAGACTGAAGAACAAATTGCTCAGGGCCTTGGTGACCCTTTCCAATTAGTTAAAGAAATTCTTGGTGATCGATCTCCAACCCAAGATCCACAGATTAAGATGTATTCCAAGAAGCCTGTTACCATCACACGTAATATATTTGTCTATACGGGACTTTTCTTCATTAATATTATAGTCATTCCTGTACTCCTTGGTTTATGGTCTGGATGGGTTGGTTTAAGTGCTGGTGCAATCGCAGCTGTACTCAGTCCACTTATGCTCATACCTGAATATCTTATTAATCATGTATTCTCGATGGCGAAACTATTTGCAACCATTGCTGGTATAGGGATTGGCCTTTGGTTATTCATTGCCGTCAATGTCACTTATAAATGGCTTATAACCATTAGTAAATCTTTCATTCAATGGAACATTAACATCTCTAAAGGGGGCAAAACCAATTGA
- a CDS encoding SDR family oxidoreductase, protein MGQDQINSSRFAGQTAIVTGAGSGIGKAVAIKLVQQGANVALFDLLDDRALETETEINRIREGASHAFDVDIANAKRVEKAVLETVEMYGGVDIVFANAGINGVVAPIEDLSLEDWQKTLSVNLNGTFLTLKHSIPHLKKNGGSVIITSSINGNHTFSSFGMSAYSTSKAGQVAFAKMAALELAKFKIRVNVICPGSISTNIDQSTKKTDHLKDIVIPVQYPEGSQPLEDGPGAPEQVANLVSFLASHEASHITGAQIVIDGAESLL, encoded by the coding sequence ATGGGACAGGATCAGATAAACTCATCACGTTTTGCCGGTCAAACAGCGATTGTAACTGGGGCTGGCTCTGGTATTGGAAAAGCAGTAGCGATAAAGTTAGTTCAGCAAGGCGCAAATGTAGCTTTGTTCGACTTGTTAGATGATCGCGCATTAGAAACAGAAACTGAAATTAATCGGATTCGTGAGGGAGCATCCCATGCATTTGACGTGGATATTGCGAATGCGAAACGAGTAGAAAAGGCAGTTCTTGAGACGGTAGAAATGTATGGTGGCGTTGATATTGTATTTGCCAATGCAGGCATCAATGGCGTGGTTGCTCCAATCGAAGATTTGAGTCTTGAGGATTGGCAGAAGACACTGAGTGTCAATCTTAACGGAACTTTTTTAACATTAAAGCATTCGATACCTCATCTCAAAAAGAATGGTGGAAGCGTCATTATTACAAGCTCGATCAATGGGAATCATACGTTCTCAAGTTTTGGGATGTCAGCATATAGTACTTCGAAGGCAGGACAGGTTGCTTTTGCCAAAATGGCCGCACTTGAGCTTGCGAAGTTTAAAATTCGTGTAAATGTTATCTGTCCAGGATCCATTTCAACCAATATTGATCAAAGTACGAAAAAAACAGATCACCTGAAGGACATTGTAATTCCTGTTCAATATCCTGAAGGGAGTCAACCTTTGGAGGATGGCCCAGGTGCTCCTGAGCAAGTAGCCAACTTAGTTAGCTTTCTAGCTTCGCATGAGGCATCTCATATTACAGGGGCACAAATCGTTATTGATGGCGCAGAATCGTTACTGTAA
- a CDS encoding FMN-dependent NADH-azoreductase, producing MSKVLFVKANNRPIEQAVSVKLYQAFLDSYKQSHPNDEIVELDLFAENLPYYDNTVITGLYKASQGIEATSEEQQAANTVTKYLDQFIAADKVVFGFPLWNMTVPAVLHTYVDYLNQAGKTFKYTAEGAVGLLSGKKVALLNASGGVYSEGPMAAAEMAVAFMKSNMNLFGVQDITTVIIEGHAQAPDQAATIIESGLNKATKVAAEF from the coding sequence ATGTCTAAAGTCTTATTTGTAAAAGCTAATAACCGCCCCATCGAACAGGCTGTAAGTGTAAAACTATACCAAGCGTTCTTGGACAGCTACAAACAATCTCATCCAAATGATGAAATCGTTGAACTAGATCTATTCGCAGAGAATCTACCATACTATGACAACACTGTAATTACAGGATTGTATAAAGCTTCTCAAGGAATTGAAGCTACTTCTGAAGAACAACAAGCAGCAAACACAGTAACGAAATACTTAGATCAATTTATTGCAGCAGACAAAGTCGTATTTGGTTTCCCATTATGGAACATGACTGTTCCAGCTGTACTTCATACGTATGTTGACTACTTAAATCAAGCAGGTAAAACCTTTAAATATACGGCAGAAGGCGCTGTAGGTCTTCTTTCTGGCAAAAAGGTTGCTCTTCTAAACGCTAGTGGTGGTGTTTATTCTGAAGGCCCTATGGCTGCTGCTGAAATGGCTGTTGCCTTCATGAAATCCAACATGAACTTATTCGGTGTACAAGATATCACTACTGTAATCATTGAAGGACATGCTCAAGCCCCTGATCAAGCAGCAACAATTATTGAATCAGGATTGAACAAAGCAACTAAGGTTGCTGCAGAATTCTAA